A genome region from Sardina pilchardus chromosome 22, fSarPil1.1, whole genome shotgun sequence includes the following:
- the LOC134069801 gene encoding pantothenate kinase 3-like isoform X1, whose translation MENDQANDPNGTSSQYLNGTVNGFYPAQQSNGGGIAHNSSKGSGGENSHSSGGHSGIENIHHLHHPDVHNNGSPAKRCRRRRRMDSGKKNRPPFPWFGMDIGGTLVKLVYFEPKDITAEEEQEEVESLKSIRRYLTSNVAYGNTGVRDVHLELCNLTICGRTGNLHFIRFPTHDMLGFIHMGRDKNFSSLHTTLCATGGGAYKFEDDFRMIANLELQKLDELDCLINGLLYLDSVGFNGHPECYFFENPSEHEHCVKRPCRLENPFPMLLVNIGSGVSILAVYSKDDYKRVTGTSLGGGTFLGLCCLLTGCETFEEALEMAAKGDSSNVDKLVKDIYGGDYERFGLQGTAVASSFGHMMSKEKRDSISKEDLARATLVTITNNIGSLARMCAVNENIERVVFVGNFLRINTVSTKLLAYAMDFWSKGQLKALFLEHEGYFGAVGAFLELLRMTDDL comes from the exons ATGGAAAATGACCAAGCTAATGATCCGAACGGAACAAGTTCTCAATACCTGAATGGCACAGTGAATGGATTCTATCCAGCACAACAAAGTAACGGGGGAGGCATAGCGCACAATTCGTCTAAAGGCAGTGGGGGTGAGAACAGTCACAGCAGCGGTGGCCATAGCGGCATTGAAAATATCCACCATCTTCACCACCCGGACGTACACAATAATGGATCGCCAGCAAAACGATGCAGGCGTCGAAGGAGAATGGATTCGGGCAAAAAGAACAGACCTC CCTTCCCCTGGTTCGGGATGGACATCGGCGGCACGCTGGTCAAGCTTGTCTACTTCGAGCCCAAGGACATCACGgccgaggaggagcaggaggaggtggagagccTGAAGAGCATCCGCCGCTACCTGACCTCCAACGTGGCCTACGGCAACACGGGCGTCCGCGACGTCCACCTGGAGCTGTGCAACCTGACCATCTGCGGCCGCACGGGCAACCTGCACTTCATCCGCTTCCCCACGCACGACATGCTGGGCTTCATCCACATGGGCCGCGACAAGAACTTCTCCAGCCTGCACACCACGCTCTGCGCCACCGGCGGCGGCGCCTACAAGTTCGAGGACGACTTCCGCATG ATCGCTAACCTGGAGCTCCAGAAGCTGGACGAGCTGGACTGCCTGATCAACGGCCTGCTCTACCTGGACTCGGTGGGCTTCAACGGACACCCCGAGTGCTACTTCTTCGAGAACCCGTCGGAACACGAGCACTGCGTCAAGCGGCCGTGCCGCCTGGAGAACCCGTTCCCCATGCTGCTGGTCAACATCGGCTCGGGGGTCAGCATCCTGGCCGTCTACTCCAAGGACGACTACAAGCGGGTCACCGGGACCAG TCTGGGAGGGGGGACGTTTCTGGGTCTGTGCTGCCTGCTAACAGGCTGTGAGACGTTCGAGGAGGCTCTGGAAATGGCCGCCAAGGGGGACAGCTCCAACGTGGACAAGCTGGTGAAGGACATCTATGGGGGAGACTACGAGCGCTTCGGTCTCCAAGGGACCGCTGTGGCCTCCAG CTTTGGCCACATGATGAGTAAAGAGAAACGCGATAGcatcagcaaagaggacctGGCCAGAGCCACCCTCGTCACCATCACCAACAACATTGGCTCGCTGGCGCGCATGTGTGCCGTCAATGAG AAtattgaaagagttgtttttgTGGGCAACTTCTTGCGAATCAATACTGTGTCAACCAAGCTGCTAGCCTATGCTATGGATTTCTGGTCAAAAGGACAGCTTAAAGCCCTCTTTTTGGAACATGAG GGCTATTTTGGGGCTGTCGGCGCTTTCCTTGAGTTACTAAGGATGACCGATGACCTCTAA
- the LOC134069801 gene encoding pantothenate kinase 1-like isoform X2 has product MKLKILDVKKPAFPWFGMDIGGTLVKLVYFEPKDITAEEEQEEVESLKSIRRYLTSNVAYGNTGVRDVHLELCNLTICGRTGNLHFIRFPTHDMLGFIHMGRDKNFSSLHTTLCATGGGAYKFEDDFRMIANLELQKLDELDCLINGLLYLDSVGFNGHPECYFFENPSEHEHCVKRPCRLENPFPMLLVNIGSGVSILAVYSKDDYKRVTGTSLGGGTFLGLCCLLTGCETFEEALEMAAKGDSSNVDKLVKDIYGGDYERFGLQGTAVASSFGHMMSKEKRDSISKEDLARATLVTITNNIGSLARMCAVNENIERVVFVGNFLRINTVSTKLLAYAMDFWSKGQLKALFLEHEGYFGAVGAFLELLRMTDDL; this is encoded by the exons ATGAAACTGAAAATCTTGGACGTGAAGAAACCAG CCTTCCCCTGGTTCGGGATGGACATCGGCGGCACGCTGGTCAAGCTTGTCTACTTCGAGCCCAAGGACATCACGgccgaggaggagcaggaggaggtggagagccTGAAGAGCATCCGCCGCTACCTGACCTCCAACGTGGCCTACGGCAACACGGGCGTCCGCGACGTCCACCTGGAGCTGTGCAACCTGACCATCTGCGGCCGCACGGGCAACCTGCACTTCATCCGCTTCCCCACGCACGACATGCTGGGCTTCATCCACATGGGCCGCGACAAGAACTTCTCCAGCCTGCACACCACGCTCTGCGCCACCGGCGGCGGCGCCTACAAGTTCGAGGACGACTTCCGCATG ATCGCTAACCTGGAGCTCCAGAAGCTGGACGAGCTGGACTGCCTGATCAACGGCCTGCTCTACCTGGACTCGGTGGGCTTCAACGGACACCCCGAGTGCTACTTCTTCGAGAACCCGTCGGAACACGAGCACTGCGTCAAGCGGCCGTGCCGCCTGGAGAACCCGTTCCCCATGCTGCTGGTCAACATCGGCTCGGGGGTCAGCATCCTGGCCGTCTACTCCAAGGACGACTACAAGCGGGTCACCGGGACCAG TCTGGGAGGGGGGACGTTTCTGGGTCTGTGCTGCCTGCTAACAGGCTGTGAGACGTTCGAGGAGGCTCTGGAAATGGCCGCCAAGGGGGACAGCTCCAACGTGGACAAGCTGGTGAAGGACATCTATGGGGGAGACTACGAGCGCTTCGGTCTCCAAGGGACCGCTGTGGCCTCCAG CTTTGGCCACATGATGAGTAAAGAGAAACGCGATAGcatcagcaaagaggacctGGCCAGAGCCACCCTCGTCACCATCACCAACAACATTGGCTCGCTGGCGCGCATGTGTGCCGTCAATGAG AAtattgaaagagttgtttttgTGGGCAACTTCTTGCGAATCAATACTGTGTCAACCAAGCTGCTAGCCTATGCTATGGATTTCTGGTCAAAAGGACAGCTTAAAGCCCTCTTTTTGGAACATGAG GGCTATTTTGGGGCTGTCGGCGCTTTCCTTGAGTTACTAAGGATGACCGATGACCTCTAA
- the LOC134070591 gene encoding 5-hydroxytryptamine receptor 7 codes for MAGLTSEVMDLRLLSAQETTVATLTTSSPMDNETSCGEHILNYGRMEKMVIGVILTLLTFLTICGNLLVVMSVCFVKKLKQPSNYLIVSLAIADMSVAVAVMPFVSITDLIGGQWIFGRVFCNVFIAMDVMCCTASIMTLCVISIDRYMGITKPLTYPVRQNGRCMAKMVFSVWLLSASITLPPLFGWAQNINDGHVCLISQDLGYTVYSTAVAFYIPMSVMLYMYYRIYRAAKVSAAKHTIAGFPRAASASASAPVAAACAAAALKLQREVEECASFSRLLRSDRKTLSIFRREQKAAATLGVVVGAFSVCWLPFFLLSTARPFVCGVECSCVPLWLERTFLWLGYTNSLVNPFIYAFFNRDLRTTYSNLIRCRYRNINRKLSAASMHEALKLTEKHQHGALVAGSGGAGRTLL; via the exons ATGGCCGGATTGACCTCGGAGGTGATGGACTTGCGCCTGCTGAGTGCGCAAGAGACGACCGTGGCAACTTTGACAACTTCCAGCCCGATGGATAACGAGACGAGTTGCGGCGAGCACATCCTAAACTACGGACGCATGGAAAAGATGGTGATTGGTGTCATTCTCACTTTGCTCACGTTTCTTACCATATGTGGGAATTTACTGGtggtcatgtctgtgtgtttcgtGAAGAAGCTCAAACAGCCCTCTAATTACCTTATCGTGTCCCTGGCCATCGCGGACATGTCAGTTGCCGTGGCTGTGATGCCGTTCGTCAGCATCACCGACCTCATTGGCGGTCAGTGGATTTTTGGCCGGGTTTTCTGCAATGTTTTTATTGCAATGGACGTGATGTGTTGTACCGCATCAATCATGACGCTTTGTGTGATCAGTATTGATCG ATACATGGGTATAACCAAGCCATTAACGTATCCCGTGCGTCAGAATGGGAGGTGCATGGCCAAGATGGTGTTCTCTGTGTGGCTCCTCTCAGCGTCAATCACCCTCCCCCCTCTGTTCGGCTGGGCCCAGAACATCAACGACGGCCACGTGTGCCTGATCAGCCAGGACCTGGGCTACACCGTCTACTCCACGGCCGTGGCCTTCTACATCCCCATGTCCGTCATGCTGTACATGTACTACCGCATCTACCGCGCCGCCAAGGTCAGCGCCGCCAAGCACACCATCGCCGGGTTCCCGCGCGCCGCCTCGGCGTCCGCGTCTGcgccggtggcggcggcg TGCGCGGCGGCCGCCCTCAAGCTCCAGCGCGAGGTGGAGGAGTGCGCCAGCTTCTCGCGCCTGCTCCGCAGCGACCGCAAGACGCTGTCCATCTTCCGGCGCGAGCAGAAGGCGGCGGCCACGCTGGGCGTGGTGGTGGGCGCCTTCAGCGTCTGCTGGCTGCCCTTCTTCCTGCTGTCCACGGCGCGGCCCTTCGTCTGCGGCGTGGAGTGCAGCTGCGTGCCGCTGTGGCTGGAGCGCACCTTCCTGTGGCTGGGCTACACCAACTCGCTGGTCAACCCCTTCATCTACGCCTTCTTCAACCGCGACCTGCGCACCACCTACAGCAACCTCATCCGCTGCCGCTACCGCAACATCAACCGCAAGCTGTCCGCCGCCAGCATGCACGAGGCCCTCAAGCTGACGGAGAAGCACCAGCACGGCGCGTTGGTCGCCGGGTCAGGCGGGGCCGGTAGGACCCTTCTGTAA